In Herpetosiphon gulosus, the following are encoded in one genomic region:
- the minE gene encoding cell division topological specificity factor MinE, giving the protein MGLLDNLFGRKQQTSSSVAKERLLTVLVHDRVHLTPHDMEEMKREIIAVIERYVEVTNPEAIEVTLTRGEAADHLKADIPLGRSRQQ; this is encoded by the coding sequence ATGGGTCTTTTAGATAATCTTTTTGGTCGCAAGCAACAGACCAGTTCGTCGGTTGCCAAAGAGCGTTTATTGACGGTTTTAGTCCATGATCGGGTTCATCTCACACCCCACGATATGGAAGAGATGAAGCGCGAAATTATTGCTGTGATCGAGCGTTACGTTGAAGTAACCAACCCAGAGGCCATTGAAGTAACCTTGACCCGTGGCGAAGCTGCCGACCACCTCAAGGCCGATATTCCCCTTGGTCGCTCGCGTCAACAATAA
- a CDS encoding AI-2E family transporter, with protein sequence MHVQPTSPIRFSPRAKFVTVLSIVIISLYLVNQAWHIMIPFIWAIITAYIFNPVVTWMQRRTKTPRFWWVIVLYIIGSALLTLLVSNVVPIITTQINDLAQAIPTWLEEAKIYVEKHESLTIRGVELINLREAEREISGAIAAFAKDLPGAAPKFLFGIAEGFILTLVYFVVTFYLLLQAETIPNNFYRLIPERHRDEIRQLIGSIDRVLSAYIRGQFLLIIIMSVLSFIALSILQVKYALIIAIATGFLEIIPIIGPYMATAIAALVGFFQGTTPFGWEPWLLALVIIIVYFALRQFEDHFIIPNLVGHIVNVHPVFVIFAILAGGAVAGGLGLLISIPIAAVARIILSYLHGKLVDSPNPQADLVEQEGKLLENHAIAERRESRRNRREAKKQIEGSDLKP encoded by the coding sequence ATGCACGTTCAGCCAACTAGTCCGATTCGTTTCTCACCACGCGCAAAGTTTGTAACAGTCCTTTCGATTGTTATTATTAGCCTGTACTTGGTCAACCAAGCTTGGCATATTATGATTCCCTTTATTTGGGCAATCATCACGGCCTATATTTTTAATCCAGTTGTTACCTGGATGCAACGGCGTACCAAAACACCCCGTTTTTGGTGGGTAATTGTGCTCTACATCATCGGGTCTGCGCTGTTAACTTTGCTGGTGAGTAATGTCGTCCCAATTATCACAACCCAGATTAACGATCTCGCTCAGGCTATTCCAACCTGGCTTGAAGAGGCCAAAATCTACGTTGAAAAACATGAATCATTGACGATTCGTGGAGTCGAGTTGATTAATCTGCGTGAAGCTGAGCGTGAAATATCGGGAGCAATTGCGGCGTTTGCCAAAGATTTGCCTGGTGCAGCCCCTAAATTTTTGTTTGGGATTGCCGAAGGCTTTATTTTAACCTTGGTCTATTTCGTCGTAACCTTCTACTTGCTACTCCAAGCCGAAACCATCCCCAACAATTTCTATCGCTTGATTCCCGAACGCCATCGCGATGAAATTCGCCAATTGATTGGTTCGATCGATCGGGTGCTCTCAGCTTACATTCGTGGTCAGTTTTTGCTGATTATCATTATGTCAGTGCTCAGCTTCATTGCCCTATCGATTCTGCAAGTCAAATATGCCTTGATCATCGCCATTGCTACCGGATTCTTGGAAATTATTCCAATCATCGGGCCGTACATGGCCACCGCCATCGCCGCCTTGGTAGGCTTTTTCCAAGGCACAACTCCGTTTGGCTGGGAGCCTTGGTTGCTAGCCTTGGTGATTATCATTGTCTATTTTGCCCTGCGCCAATTCGAAGATCACTTTATTATTCCAAATTTGGTCGGCCACATCGTCAATGTGCATCCAGTCTTTGTGATCTTTGCAATTTTGGCGGGGGGAGCGGTAGCCGGCGGCTTAGGCTTGCTCATATCGATTCCAATTGCCGCAGTGGCCCGTATCATCCTTTCATATCTGCATGGCAAGCTGGTCGATTCGCCCAACCCGCAAGCCGATTTGGTCGAGCAGGAGGGCAAATTGCT
- the minD gene encoding septum site-determining protein MinD → MAQVITITSGKGGVGKTTTTANLATSLAMQGQRVVAIDADIGLRNLDVVMGLENRIVYDLVDVVEGRCRTRQALIKDKRFPDNLFLLPAAQTRDKDAVTPDDMIALCNELRREFDFILIDSPAGIEGGFKNAIAPADHILIVTTPEMSAVRDADRIVGLVEAYEKSNPKLIINRIKARMVARGDMMDTPDVVEILAIDLVGIVPDDESIVVSTNRGEVAVLDRESMAGKAYNNIANRLLGHDIPFLVLDEKQGLWAQLVNMFRTRR, encoded by the coding sequence ATGGCACAAGTAATCACAATCACCTCTGGTAAAGGGGGGGTTGGCAAAACCACCACCACCGCCAATCTCGCCACATCGTTAGCAATGCAAGGCCAACGAGTTGTTGCAATTGATGCCGATATCGGCTTGCGCAATCTCGATGTGGTCATGGGCCTAGAAAACCGAATCGTCTATGATTTGGTCGATGTGGTCGAAGGCCGCTGTCGGACACGCCAAGCGCTGATTAAAGATAAGCGCTTCCCTGATAATTTGTTCTTGTTGCCAGCAGCCCAAACCCGCGACAAAGATGCGGTAACGCCTGATGACATGATCGCCCTTTGCAACGAGCTGCGCCGCGAATTCGATTTTATTCTAATCGACTCGCCCGCTGGAATCGAAGGCGGCTTTAAGAATGCGATTGCACCCGCCGACCACATTTTGATCGTCACAACACCTGAAATGTCTGCTGTGCGCGATGCCGACCGAATTGTCGGGTTGGTCGAAGCGTATGAAAAAAGCAATCCAAAGCTCATTATTAACCGAATTAAAGCGCGGATGGTTGCTCGCGGCGACATGATGGATACGCCCGATGTGGTAGAAATTTTGGCAATCGACCTGGTTGGAATTGTGCCAGACGATGAAAGCATTGTAGTTTCAACCAACCGCGGTGAAGTTGCAGTGCTTGATCGTGAATCGATGGCAGGTAAGGCCTATAATAATATTGCCAATCGTTTACTCGGCCACGATATTCCCTTCCTTGTGCTTGATGAAAAACAAGGCTTATGGGCACAATTGGTCAATATGTTTCGTACCCGCCGCTAA